One stretch of Prunus persica cultivar Lovell chromosome G1, Prunus_persica_NCBIv2, whole genome shotgun sequence DNA includes these proteins:
- the LOC18792354 gene encoding myosin heavy chain, striated muscle, with the protein MPENRGSGQVQEGSAAVAQGDQGIQSSQIANGLAEDSKAIRDDVVGPVNQELGSVPPVTVPVEDDNSVSGDNGKVTEDSGKEEFVDCSDDYAMDEVERLRALLESTVDEKESFARQFEEEREAFAREVATLRLQLKALTDQQASLGESGNFIHEAESGENYNGTGSRWSELMNECFGLVKTALEKQLQTEATVRELDGFVFKKDQEIEELNAKVNEFSVLNDVVAIFLNSAQRSVEVSSEAQIEKDAHFEVVTNRMLASLRGVINQQEMVDGSFGGKLVHVEEGTSMLIEKFTQMLSEIEQLRQCLPEAREDLSSQELGGIFATVRNELLVLKRKEAEFVERLSHLEDENRKLIEELDNQKGIVETVSADLGKTTMELDQEKNRCANTREKLTMAVTKGKALVQQRDSLKQSLAEKMSELDKCFIELQEKSSALEAAELSKEELLRNENLVASLQEILSQKNVILENFEEILSQTGVPEELQSTDVLERLRWLMDENGKLKAISLEFQSLKAAMYAIDLPEVISSSNLESQVHWLRESFSQAKDEVIMLRDEITATKEVARKNIDHLTDSLSAELQAKEYLQAELDTLTSEYQDIVKKEQLVSLEKAEMIRMLLDASGVVVDNEEVYQPSLDNALLIDRCIGKIKEQSSALLDSPKVDAELFETIQSHLYVRDQKLMLYENMLEEEMLVRSEVNNLSNEFQAVSQKLVALEEEKGSLQKDVERSEEKNTVLREKLSMAVKKGKGLVQDRENLKHLLDEKNSEIEKLRLELQHKQSALAESRDKISSLSTDVDRITKLDADLVSMKEQRDQLEQFLLESNNMLQRLIESIDAIILPIESVFEEPVGKVNWLAGYMNECQDAKANAQGELGIVKEEASNLAAKLVEAHSTIKSLEDELSVAKNDVSQLAEEKWEIEVDKTNVEKELEKAIEEAMAQASKFGEVCASKKSLEEALSLAENNVSVLVSEKEGALVSRATAETELEKVKEEVDIQTSKLTEAYKTIKLLEDSLSQAQANVSLLTEQNNDFQIGRTDLEVELKKLQEEAGFHDNKLADARATIKSLEDALLKAGNDITVLEGGKKNAEEEILTLNSKLNACMEELSGTNGSIESRSIEFSGDLHKLQLLMKDETLLSTMKRCFGKKFESLKDMDLILKNISDHCVSMGLEELQRHQVLEEDSYVTKSFSEGLDSISSVEKDNGEDNVTDVEDVSSCLKKTVERFQLRNNILAENFERFSFSTDEFIATLLRKLKAIRDEIVTVVEHTESFKQKANNLEIYKQEQENTIAILENDLKSLLSACTDATRELQFEVKNNLLELSSVPELEDIRHYLSPERGVIAGEGTEIHEQALDGSNYGKTAEMLSVSIRKVKALIKQFESTSEVAASTIEDLQNKLTEARSSSEKAMEERDLGKNRISKLDVDIEALQNKLAEARTTSEKAMEERELGQNRISKLDADIEALQNSCSKLTLRLEDYQAKEDKFKEKEAEAQILYNTLHMKEQEAEDSLLSASEVKILFDKIRGIEFPMPESEVGNLELHDSAHVKKLFYVLDNIINLQNQINFLAHEKEELQSTLGTRMLEIGQLKEEVEHYDRDRKDTEKMKSELSVLIYSLEKIIDMSGGNDLVGDQKSSGVMGLLSVLEKQVMALQLESENSKSKAQELGTKLVESQKFVEELSTKVNVLQDSHQGRPAQQEIVQERGIFEAPSLPTGSEISEIEDVGPVGKNTISPVPSAAHVRTMRKGSTDHLTIDIGSESTRLINSAETDEDKGHVFTSLNASGLIPRQGKSIADRIDGIWVSGGRVLMSRPRARLGLIAYWLFLHLWLLGTIL; encoded by the exons ATGCCTGAGAACCGTGGTTCAGGGCAGGTTCAGGAAGGTTCTGCAGCTGTGGCACAGGGAGATCAAGGGATTCAAAGCAGCCAAATTGCAAATGGGCTAGCCGAAGATTCAAAAGCAATTCGCGACGACGTCGTTGGACCAGTGAATCAG GAATTAGGCTCCGTGCCACCGGTAACGGTCCCGGTAGAAGATGATAACAGTGTTTCGGGAGATAACGGAAAAGTGACAGAGGACTCGGGGAAAGAGGAGTTCGTTGATTGCTCGGACGATTACGCCATGGATGAGGTGGAACGCCTGCGTGCTTTGCTGGAAAGCACAGTTGAcgagaaagaaagttttgcgCGCCAATTCGAG GAAGAAAGGGAGGCTTTTGCCAGAGAAGTTGCTACTCTTCGGTTACAGCTGAAGGCTCTCACTGATCAACAGGCATCGCTTGGTGAAAGTGGTAATTTTATTCATGAGGCAGAAAGTGGGGAAAATTATAACGGTACTGGTTCCCGGTGGAGTGAGTTGATGAACGAGTGTTTTGGGCTTGTTAAAACGGCTTTAGAAAAACAACTGCAGACTGAGGCCACGGTAAGGGAGCTTGATGGATTTGTGTTTAAGAAGGATCAAGAAATTGAGGAACTAAATGCGAAGGTCAATGAATTTTCAGTATTGAATGATGTTGTcgcaatttttttgaattctgCTCAGAGGTCTGTGGAAGTATCATCTGAGGCTCAGATTGAGAAGGATGCACATTTTGAAGTTGTAACAAACAGGATGTTGGCTTCCCTTAGGGGTGTAATTAACCAACAAGAAATGGTGGATGGTTCTTTTGGTGGAAAATTAGTACATGTTGAGGAAGGCACTTCTATGCTAATTGAGAAGTTCACCCAGATGCTTTCTGAAATTGAACAACTTAGACAGTGTTTGCCGGAGGCCAGGGAAGATCTTAGTTCGCAGGAGTTAGGGGGGATTTTTGCTACTGTCCGTAACGAGTTACTTGTGCTCAAAAGAAAGGAAGCAGAGTTTGTTGAAAGATTGAGCCATCTAGAAGATGAAAATAGgaaattgattgaagaacTTGACAATCAAAAAGGGATTGTTGAGACAGTGAGTGCAGATCTAGGAAAAACAACAATGGAGCTGGACCAGGAGAAGAATAGGTGCGCTAATACAAGAGAGAAGCTTACTATGGCTGTGACGAAAGGAAAGGCATTGGTACAGCAAAGGGACTCATTGAAGCAGTCCCTTGCTGAAAAGATGAGTGAGCTTGATAAGTGTTTCATTGAATTGCAAGAGAAATCAAGTGCACTTGAAGCTGCTGAATTAAGCAAGGAGGAATTActtagaaatgaaaatttggttGCATCACTGCAAGAAATACTATCCCAAAAAAATGTAATTCTTGAAAATTTCGAGGAAATTTTGTCTCAGACTGGTGTACCTGAAGAACTTCAATCTACGGATGTGCTAGAGAGACTTCGATGGCTTATGGATGAAAATGGTAAACTCAAGGCCATTTCCCTGGAATTCCAAAGCTTGAAGGCGGCTATGTATGCAATTGATCTACCAGAAGTTATTTCATCTTCTAACTTAGAGTCTCAAGTACATTGGCTTAGGGAATCATTTTCTCAGGCCAAAGATGAAGTGATCATGTTGCGTGATGAAATTACTGCAACTAAGGAAGTGGCACGGAAAAATATCGACCACTTAACTGATTCACTTTCAGCTGAATTGCAGGCAAAGGAATATCTCCAAGCAGAGCTGGACACTCTGACATCCGAATACCAAGATATTGTCAAGAAAGAGCAACTGGTTTCTTTAGAGAAGGCTGAGATGATCAGGATGTTACTTGATGCCTCTGGAGTTGTGGTGGACAATGAAGAGGTTTATCAGCCTTCATTGGACAATGCCTTGCTCATTGACAGATGCATTGGCAAGATAAAGGAACAGAGTAGTGCCTTACTTGATTCTCCAAAAGTTGATGCTGAGTTGTTTGAAACAATTCAAAGCCACCTGTACGTAAGGGATCAGAAGTTGATGCTGTATGAGAATATGCTAGAAGAGGAGATGCTGGTGAGGTCAGAGGTGAATAATCTGTCAAATGAGTTCCAGGCAGTATCTCAAAAACTTGTAGCATTGGAAGAGGAAAAAGGGTCCCTGCAGAAAGATGTTGAACGATCAGAGGAGAAAAATACTGTGCTCAGGGAGAAGTTGTCCATGGCAGTCAAGAAAGGTAAGGGACTGGTTCAAGACCGGGAAAACTTGAAACATCTTTTGGATGAAAAGAACTCGGAAATTGAGAAGTTAAGGCTTGAGTTACAGCACAAACAATCTGCACTTGCTGAATCCAGGGATAAGATAAGTAGTTTGTCTACTGATGTAGACCGCATCACAAAGTTAGATGCTGATCTTGTTTCTATGAAGGAACAACGGGATCAACTTGAACAGTTCTTACTGGAGAGCAATAACATGTTACAGAGACTAATTGAATCTATTGATGCCATTATTCTTCCTATTGAGTCAGTTTTTGAAGAGCCTGTGGGGAAGGTAAACTGGCTTGCAGGGTACATGAATGAATGTCAGGATGCCAAGGCAAATGCACAAGGAGAGTTGGGGATAGTAAAAGAGGAAGCCAGTAATCTGGCTGCTAAGTTAGTAGAAGCCCACTCAACCATAAAGTCTCTGGAAGATGAATTGTCAGTTGCAAAGAATGATGTATCTCAACTTGCTGAAGAAAAGTGGGAAATAGAAGTGGATAAGACCAATGTTGAAAAAGAGTTAGAGAAAGCAATTGAAGAAGCTATGGCCCAGGCTAGCAAGTTTGGTGAGGTTTGTGCATCTAAAAAGTCACTGGAAGAGGCATTGTCGCTTGCAGAAAATAATGTATCTGTGCTTGTCAGTGAAAAAGAAGGGGCTTTGGTCAGTAGAGCTACTGCAGAAACAGAGCTAGAGAAAGtgaaagaggaagttgataTTCAGACCAGCAAACTAACAGAGGCCTACAAGACCATAAAGTTACTCGAAGATTCCCTATCGCAGGCACAGGCCAATGTTTCTTTACTTACTGAACAAAACAATGATTTTCAAATTGGTAGAACCGATTTAGAGGTTGAGCTAAAGAAACTCCAAGAGGAAGCTGGGTTCCATGATAACAAGCTAGCAGATGCCCGTGCAACCATAAAATCACTGGAAGATGCATTGCTGAAGGCAGGGAATGATATTACTGTACTTGAAGGTGGAAAGAAAAATGCTGAAGAGGAAATATTAACACTTAATTCCAAGTTAAATGCATGCATGGAAGAGTTGTCTGGAACTAATGGTAGCATAGAAAGCAGGTCCATAGAGTTCAGTGGTGACCTTCATAAACTTCAACTCTTAATGAAGGATGAGACTCTGTTGTCCACTATGAAAAGATGTTTTGGGAAGAAATTTGAGAGCCTGAAAGATATGGATCTCATTCTTAAAAATATATCGGACCATTGTGTTTCCATGGGTTTAGAAGAATTGCAAAGACACCAAGTACTGGAG GAGGATTCATATGTGACAAAATCTTTCTCAGAAGGTCTTGACAGTATTTCCAGTGTTGAAAAGGATAATGGTGAGGACAATGTTACAGATGTCGAAGATGTGTCTTCATGTTTGAAGAAGACTGTGGAAAGGTTCCAGTTGCGAAACAATATTCTTGCAGAAAATTTTGAACGCTTCTCTTTTTCTACAGATGAGTTTATTGCAACTCTATTGAGAAAATTAAAGGCAATAAGGGATGAAATAGTAACTGTGGTTGAGCACACGGAATCTTTTAAACAAAAGGCAAATAATCTGGAAATATATAAACAGGAACAAGAGAATACAATAGCCATTTTAGAAAATGATCTCAAGTCTCTACTCTCTGCATGTACTGATGCTACCAGAGAACTTCAGTTTGAAGTCAAGAACAATTTACTTGAATTGAGCTCTGTTCCTGAGCTTGAAGATATAAGACATTATTTGTCTCCAGAAAGAGGAGTAATTGCTGGAGAGGGCACTGAAATACATGAGCAAGCTCTGGATGGAAGCAATTATGGAAAAACAGCAGAAATGTTGTCAGTTTCTATTAGAAAAGTTAAAGCTTTGATTAAACAGTTTGAGAGCACAAGTGAAGTGGCAGCCTCTACAATTGAAGATTTGCAGAATAAACTGACCGAAGCTAGGTCATCTTCTGAAAAAGCCATGGAAGAAAGGGATCTAGGAAAAAATAGGATTTCCAAGTTGGATGTTGATATAGAAGCATTACAGAATAAACTGGCTGAAGCTAGGACAACTTCTGAAAAAGCCATGGAAGAAAGGGAGCTAGGACAAAATAGGATTTCCAAGTTGGATGCTGATATAGAAGCATTACAGAATTCATGCAGCAAGCTGACGCTTAGACTAGAGGATTATCAAGCAAAAGAGGATAAGTTTAAGGAAAAGGAGGCAGAAGCTCAAATCCTGTACAATACTTTGCATATGAAAGAACAAG AGGCTGAAGACTCCCTCCTGTCAGCATCTGAAGTCAAAATCCTCTTTGACAAGATCAGAGGGATTGAATTCCCTATGCCAGAGTCAGAAGTAGGAAATTTGGAGCTGCATGATTCAGCTCATGTAAAGAAGCTCTTTTATGTTCTTGATAATATTATTAACCTTCAGaatcagataaattttttggctcatgaaaaagaagaactgCAGTCAACTCTTGGGACTAGGAtgcttgaaattggacaactgaAGGAGGAGGTTGAACATTATGACAGAGATAGAAAAGATACGGAGAAGATGAAAAGCGAACTGTCTGTGCTCATATATAGTTTGGAAAAAATTATAGATATGTCGGGAGGTAATGATTTAGTTGGAGATCAGAAATCTTCTGGTGTGATGGGACTTCTATCAGTATTAGAGAAGCAGGTTATGGCTTTACAGTTGGAgtctgaaaattcaaaatcaaaagccCAGGAACTTGGTACTAAGTTGGTCGAGAGCCAAAAGTTTGTGGAGGAATTATCAACCAAGGTTAATGTACTTCAAGATTCACATCAAGGAAGGCCTGCTCAGCAAGAGATTGTTCAGGAAAGGGGCATCTTTGAAGCACCTTCGTTGCCTACTGGTTCCGAGAtatctgaaattgaagatgtg GGGCCAGTTGGGAAGAACACGATATCACCCGTACCATCTGCAGCTCATGTGCGAACTATGCGGAAGGGTTCAACTGACCATCTCACAATTGATATTGGTTCTGAATCTACCCGTTTAATCAACAGTGCAGAAACTGACGAGGACAAAG GTCATGTGTTCACGTCTCTCAATGCATCTGGTCTCATTCCAAGACAAGGAAAGTCGATTGCAGATCGAATTGATGGGATTTG GGTATCTGGTGGTCGAGTTTTGATGAGTCGGCCAAGGGCAAGGCTAGGCCTTATTGCCTACTGGCTCTTCTTGCATCTGTGGCTGCTGGGAACCATTTTGTAA
- the LOC18791876 gene encoding uncharacterized protein LOC18791876 has protein sequence MGLLAVNFWRSTVNNAAFTTPLSWGSSIFISGNLIGLYDAQKVLPAKLCSGVSISPRAFASRNSVKKLRRDGEARKRVADKSTASEDDYVQIDKKVDPSDNLAAEELVVFPPRGAVLQACTVTSGLIAALGIIIRQASHVASIEGLPVFDCSLDISFDFEVWYLELITGLVIVISLCRYLLLKTWPDFAESSEAANQQVLSSLQPLDYIIVAFLPGISEELLFRGALLPLFGSNWRSALAVAIIFGVLHLGSGRKYSFAIWATFVGLVYGYATIVSSSLIVPMAAHAVNNLVGGISWRYRSGSPRRL, from the exons ATGGGTTTGCTCGCTGTGAACTTTTGGCGGTCTACAGTAAACAATGCCGCCTTTACAACCCCATTGAGTTGGGGAAGCTCTATCTTCATCA gtgggaatttgattggCCTTTATGATGCGCAGAAGGTTTTACCTGCCAAATTATGCAGT GGAGTTTCAATTAGCCCAAGAGCTTTTGCAAGTCGGAATTCGGTGAAGAAATTGAGGAGGGACGGAGAAGCACGGAAAAGAGTAGCAGATAAGAGCACTGCTTCTGAAGATGATTATGTTCAAATTGACAAGAAGGTGGACCCTTCTGATAATTTAGCTGCAGAGGAATTGGTTGTATTCCCTCCCAGAGGTGCTGTGCTTCAGGCTTGCACTGTTACTTCTGGGTTGATAGCGGCATTGGGTATAATAATTCGACAG GCATCTCATGTTGCATCAATTGAAGGATTGCCAGTCTTTGACTGCTCGTTGGACATATCAT TTGATTTTGAGGTGTGGTATCTTGAGTTGATTACAGGATTAGTTATTGTGATATCATTATGCCGATATCTCTTGTTGAAGACATGGCCAGATTTTGCAGAATCTAGCGAAGCTGCCAATCAGCAG GTCCTTAGTTCACTTCAACCTTTAGATTACATAATCGTCGCGTTTTTGCCTGGGATTAGCGAG GAACTTCTTTTCCGGGGTGCACTGCTACCACTTTTTGGATCTAATTGGAGGAGTGCATTGGCCGTCGCCATCATTTTTGGTGTTCTACACCTGGGGAGTGGCCGAAAGTATTCCTTTGCCATTTG GGCAACTTTTGTTGGGCTTGTGTATGGTTATGCAACCATTGTCTCCTCCAGCCTTATCGTGCCAATGGCTGCTCATGCAGTGAACAATTTGGTGGGAGGGATATCATGGCGCTACCGATCAGGTTCACCGCGGCGGCTATGA